aaaaagactaacaaaattaatcttataaataaaactataaatatatgtaacattaccCATATATGTTTAATCATGATTACCTGTAGGAAAATTATGGGGTTTTAAGATCGAGAACAATGAAGTGAAgtaaacgaaagaaagaaatttccttaatttaaaatgaaaatgatagacatacaacaatttttttttatttaattatattttaaagaattttttttttattttgttcttatcaaatatgttatacatagatgatgagtaaaaaaaaaaataaacaagcttAGGAAGAATaacacaataaataaataaataaaataaatgtggtACAATGTGGAcgagtagcaaaactctattttaaataaagagtatttatatgaagtaatttataaaaataatatcacgttaagcaagaaaaattatatttatcattttatatattacacattacatttttttttaatttttttaattttttttactaaatgtgtgatatataaataatgagtagaataatttaaatagtttaaaaaaataaaagaataaaataaatgaaaataaaataaatataatatataatagataggGATGGTGATTGGTGAATACCAAAACTAATTagacaaataattttaaaaaaagagattttataacaACTTGTAAAAAAGTatcattatccaattaaaaatGTTTATCAATTTACACGTAATGTCGCCACAATTGATGCCGACAGTGTAGTGATCtctaattgtattatatattgttACTTTAATTCAACCACTGAGTGATCAGAAAGAAGAATGGATCATCCCGATTCCCATCCATCCTTTGGAAGGCGGTAACTTTCTCGACCCGAGATCATGAGTCACGGGGAACGCGATGTATTTCACCCATTCTGTTTGACTTAAGTACCTCGAAAAATTCTCCtgctttaataaataaatccttATTTTATGTGGTATGTTTTAAgccattatttattttaatcatttaaaagatatcacattaacaaaaatttgcaattaaagaaaaatataattatctatttatCAAGAGAGACTTATATTTATGATTGGATATATTCGAAGATATCTTCATATCAATTATTTGGAATTTCATCAGTATATTATTGGATTAGTCTGGATTTTACTACTGCTGATATTCAAAACGGACAAACATTAAAGAGACGGCATTCTACCTAAATAAAGATTTAATTTTATCCtgtatagaaaataataacTCAATCTTTATAGACAAACCGTCTAAGAgacaaactttattttttattttgactatacaataaagaaaacaaaacaaaagaagaatgaaaaaatacAGATAATAATTTGGAGataaactttaaaatctatGACGGTCGTGAAGATTGAGTATTTATAATTAAACAATTAATAATTGATAGATTTAATATCATTTAGATCGATTGTAaggataataaaatatatgagacGAAACCTAAACAAAAGGGAGAACCTTATCAtacaattatttcattttaaaaattgaaaaatatgattttaattgatgattgtcaaaaataaatctcaagtgGGCACTAATTATCATTTTCCTAATAAAACATATTCTATAAAAAGTGCATAGGCCTTTTATTTGGTTcatttttttccataaaaaatgttcaaagtcatcacaaaaaatgaaatatttatatgtataaataacGTAATATTTTGCGTATTCTGTTAGCTTTTGTCTCTcttgtcttcttttttttttttttttttttccgagtagttttatcatatttgattattctatattaaatattaatgaaaaaatatagttacaagtacaagtatgtattaatctgtacaccaatgtgatgtgattgattaaaaaatacatttgattaaaaataatgttaatttaaattttaaatataaatgaatcagtattagtacacagattaatacgtgattgtatttgtatatagcaaaactcaatattaattagtaatcaaattttaattaaattatgtagATGTTTGTAGattaatagatgaagaaaaaagagagtgttttaaaaaataatacaatatcAATATGCATATGCTCCTAAACATCAAATGACTTTTCgtttacatatattataactcAAAATCAGATTATTTGAATTTACCTCATTTATTGTCAGTCACTTTTCATCtctaatagttaaaaatattttatttttatttttagataatcTGTCAACAATGCTTAACCTAataattattatgaaaaaaaaaacctaataattatttattttcctgttttctcggaaaattcaatttttttctttgatttttttgggttttacttTTCCGGTCAAGCAACTTGTTGGACGGTACAGTTAGCGAACTCAATCACGCAGCTTTGGTGGGCACATTCTATTGCAATTCAATcagagagaaaaaggaagacGGAAGAGACAAAAACGAAGCGTGCGGTGCAGGGAGGGAAGGGAAAAATAAAGCACTGACATTGACAACGACAggcttttattttctctataaaGTCCCATCTTTTGCACTACTTTTGATCTcgtaacacacacacacactctctgtctctctcgccTTTCACTCGTATCCGATCCAAATTTTCTGTTTCAATTTCGCCCAGATTCAGGTACGATCCATTATCCACAACTCTGCTGGAAAATTGACATATGGGTCGTACAAAACTAGCACCTTCCCGAGACCCCCTGTTTTTTAACGCGTTTTCAACTTGAGAAATGCTTTGAACTTTTTCAATCTCATTTTACTGCATACACTCTTTCCAGACGTGGCCCTTATCTCCGCCACGTACACGATTACATAGGcaatattttaatgtttcattATCGAAATCTGTGGCTCTTGGCACTTCATTGAAAAGGAGATTCCCGGATCTCTTTTTTGGGTGTTTGCTGTCTGATTTCTTTGCACAATTCTTCGTTTGGTTTTGTGATCGCAGTGGGAGACTGAGAGCGAGCAATGGCTAATCGGAATATCGAGAAGTTGGCGTCAATTGATGCCCAGCTTCGACTTTTGGTTCCGGGGAAAGTGAGTGAGGATGACAAACTGATCGAGTATGATGCTCTGCTTTTGGATCGGTTTCTGGATATTCTCCAAGATTTACATGGGGAGGATCTCAAGGAAACGGTAAGCGATTGATTTCTTCCTTTTCCACTGTTAATTTGATTAATGCCCCCGATGCCCAATTCTTCACTTTGGGTTGAGAAGTTTTGGAACTTGAGTTTTATGTGAAAAATGTTGATTTTTGTGTGGGAATGGAATACCCTTTTTTTATATGCATACTAATTCTTGATATGGCAATTTTGGGGACTGAGGTTGCTGTTTTGTTTGGGTTTAACGGAGCATTTAAATAACTATATTCCGGTGATTCTGTAGTCATGAAGACCCTCAAACTGTGTCTGATATCTGTTCTATCTGTGCAACATTCTGTGGTAGTTTCTTCGAGTCTTAAATCATTATGATAATTTTTATGTAATGTGGGTACAAGTTCGAGAGCTCTTCCAATCATGATTTGGTGTGGGATCGGGGATTTACTGTTTGTGTTGTCTGTGCTATTCTATTTGATTcatcaatcacattagtgggTAGACCAAGGGCCATGCGTACTCCTTTTCTTTTGGCctgaaatattaaataaaataatgttttggATTTACAGTTTGTTTAATGAATTACAGTTATTAATCATtagttatgattttatttttatttttccattgatATCTGTAAAGGTTCAAGAGTGTTATGAGCTTTCTGCTGAGTATGAGGGTAAGCATGATCCTAAGAAGCTAGAAGAGCTTGGAAGTGTGTTGACAAGCTTGGATCCAGGGGACTCTATTGTTATTGCAAAGTCTTTCTCCCACATGCTTAACTTGGCCAACTTGGCTGAGGAGGTCCAGATTGCTTACCGCAGACGGAACAAGTTGAAAAAGGGAGATTTTGCAGATGAGAACTCTGCAGCAACCGAATCAGACATAGAAGAAACTCTCAAGAGACTGGTTGCACAACTGAACAAGTCTCCGCAAGAAGTTTTTGATGCTCTGAAGAACCAGACTGTGGATCTAGTCTTCACTGCCCATCCCACACAATCAATTCGTCGGTCTTTGCTTCAGAAGCATGGAAGGTTTGTTCTCTCGTTACTGTAGTTTTGTGTCCTTGTATTTTATATTCTGATTTTGGGCTGAATATTCCTAAAATCCAAGCTACCTTATGTAACTTTACTTGTACAATTCTTTATGGAAGGCCCTATGGTTTACGTGAGGGGAAGAGTGATGAAGTTGCATGCTTGCagtgcttttctttctttcgttttactttaatgtttttctttatctCATTTATTCAGGATAAGGGATTGTTTGGCCCAATTGTATGCCAAAGACATTACTCCTGATGATAAGCAGGAGCTTGATGAGGCTCTTCAGAGGGAGGTGAATATCAACATCCTTTGAAATCGTTAACTTGTTATCAAATTGTTCTAGAACCGCATATTACTGAATTCATCTTACATTTTGATGAGAAGGGTGGGCCAACATTAACATGCTTTTACAACAACTCATATTTCTTGCATATGAGGTCCAGCCTGTTCTTTCCCTTTTgtgtttttcaataaaatatttgtttctTATCAGAAAGTTTCTAAAGAGCATTGGATATAGTTACCGTTCCTCCCCTTAGTTGCGCTTCAATTTCAAGGAATATACAGTAAAATATTGGATATTACATATGCCACTGTACTCCATATTTATTATGTATGCCTTTTGGATCTTCATGGCCATAATTATTGCTGCTCTGTGATCTTTTCAAGTTTTAGGTTTTCTTCAGAATTATTTGTCACAAGCCAACTTTTCTCAGTAGCGTGTTGGTCATATGAATTATGCTCGAACCTGCATTTCATGTGGAAGACAAAAAGCAGAAGTTGACCTGTTGATCTGGGTTATATGATAACTGCTTGattaacttattaaaaaaatatgctaaCTGCTCAAATGCTGCCAGTTTGCAATATAATCTTCTTATAGTAATCTGCCATGCAAGACACTTACGCTACTTCCATGCATTATATGTTTAAACTTGGTTACTCGCAAGTTTTGGGagatgattttgataatttagtGAAGTGTCTTACAAAAGAAAGTTATTACTGACAACATGTTAACTCTCCTAAAACTTCAGTCATGAATCTGAGCTTTAGAGGATTTATATGGGGAAGTTCAACAGAAAGAAAACATTGCCTTAGTTGATGGCATTTTTAGTTTTTCACCTTTCCCTGGTACTTTATTTCATGTAGATCCAAGCTGCATTTCGCACAGATGAGATTCGGAGAACCCCTCCAACTCCACAAGATGAGATGAGGGCTGGAATGAGCTACTTCCATGAAACAATCTGGAAGGGTGTTCCAAAGTTCCTACGCCGTGTTGACACAGCTTTGAAGAACCTAGGAATTAATGAACGTGTTCCTTACAATGCCCCACtcattcaattttcttcttgGATGGGTGGTGATCGTGATGGTAAGATTCTTCCCCACAGGGCAAACTTGTAGTCCCAACAATTTGGAACTAGAGGAAAAGAAGCCTAACCATCAATGTATCTTCGTAGTAGCGAACTTTCCTGAACGTTTTGCTTGTTTTAGTTGGAATGTTTCTTATAATGTCAGTGTGATTTTTGGTATGATTTATTTGTTAATGGCATGGTGGAATGAGAATATTCTACAGAAATCGAAATCTGTcatttagttataaatatagTTCTTTTGGATGGAGAAAAATAGCAGAAAGAACAGCTTTCAAGTGTTGAATTTTGGAATGGGATTTCAAATTCATGATTCCTGTcttgatttttcggtatttattggaatgacctttttttttgggtttgctTTTGGCTGGTCTAATTAGTTTATTTCAGTTGTAGAAGCTTGgggattctctctctctctctctctctctctctctctctctctaagcttGGCATTTATTTTGCATTGGATGCAGGTAATCCTAGGGTGACTCCTGAGGTCACAAGGGATGTTTGCTTATTGGCTAGAATGATGGCTGCCAACTTGCACTATTCCCAAATAGAGGATCTCATGTTTGAGGTACTTAATAGCTTCTAGGTCTTGCAATCTTCCATGGTTGGGGGATTTTTGCTTGTTTATTAATTTGTCGTATGTGTCCACTAATTTCTGCTTTTTTCCTTTGTTGGGGGACAGTTGTCTATGTGGCGCTGCAATGATGAGCTTCGTGTTCGTGCAGATGAACTCCACAGATCCtccaagaaagatgcaaaacacTACATAGGTAAGTAATCTATGATGTAATGCATTTCTTCTTGTATGTTTTATTCACACGATGCATCATTTCAAGAAAGATATGGTATTTCCATATTTTGCCTTTCAACTAGTGTATTAGATATCATAAACACTGATTAATCGTTTCGAACTATTCGTCCATAGAAATGTTGAGTAGATTTTAATGCACAACACTTTCTTGTTTGCCTTTCCTATAAATCGTTCCCATTTGTAGATGCATAGTTCCCTTAACCGTGTCAATGTTCATTGGCATTCTGAAATGTCTTGCCAATTTCCTCACCTTTAGCCCAAAAATGTTTCAgctttggaaaaagaaaagaacaaacgCAAATAGTGTTTTTCCACAATAATCTGCTTTTTAACCATGCCCCTATTTTGTGTTATTGTCTTTTGATGTTTAACCACATCGCTACGATTGGACTtgttctttagtttctttgtagCCCTTAGAGACACAATTTCTCTAAGATGAGTGTACATCAGCCTTATTTTTAGGAGAATATAGTGAATTTTCAATTGAAGGGACTGAAAACTTCTAATAAGACTTTGTTGATTGTTTGTGTGACACAGAATTTTGGAAACAAATTCCTTCCAATGAACCCTATCGTGTCATTCTCGGTGAAGTGAGGGATAGGCTTTATCAGACACGTGAACGCTCTCGCCATCTGCTGGCCAATGGGTACTCTGACATCCCAGAGGATGCAACTTTCACCAGTGTTGAGGAGGtattttcctataattttgtGGCCATCTCCACCTATATTTCACACCTGTTCATATCACTTTCTCCTCACCCCAACAAGGCCATATCCAACTATGCGGGCTTGGCTAGTGTATCCTTATCCCATTTTCTGCTATACCTGTGATTTATCCATTTACAAGTCACAGCCAAAGGACCATCTTTCACAGCCCCGCTCTTAGTTGTTTAAGCTATCATACTGTGCTTAATTCTTCATTAGACAAGTGAAGAAAGAAATGGAGATATATTAGGTGGATTTGGTGCCGAAGTTCATTGCTAATAAACCAGTACTTCTTGTTCCATGAAGTTTCAAACTGcatcttttacttaattactTATTGTTTGACTGGTCTAGTTACTGATCAAGTTTGAAATTGTATGCAGTTTTTGGAACCTCTCGAACTATGTTACAGATCACTCTGTGCATCTGGTGACCAAGCAATTGCTGATGGAAGCCTTCTTGATTTCTTGAGACAAGTGTCAACTTTTGGACTTTCACTCGTGAGACTTGATATTAGGCAAGAGTCGGACCGTCATACTGATGTCATGGATGCCATTACCAAGCACCTGGAAATTGGGTCCTACCGAGATTGGTCAGAAGAACGTCGACAGGAATGGCTTTTATCTGAACTCAGTGGCAAGCGCCCACTGTTTGGACCTGATCTTCCTAAAACTGAAGAAATTCGTGATGTTCTGGACACCTTTCATGTCATAGCGGAACTTCCATCAGACAACTTCGGAGCATATATAATTTCAATGGCAACTGCACCATCTGATGTGCTTGCAGTTGAGCTCCTGCAACGTGAATGCCATGTGAAGCAACCATTAAGAGTTGTTCCGCTGTTTGAGAAACTTGCAGACTTGGAAGCTGCCCCTGCTGCTCTAGTTCGGCTTTTCTCAATAGATTGGTATAGAAATCGAattaatggaaagcaagaagtTATGATTGGCTATTCAGATTCTGGTAAAGATGCAGGACGGTTTTCTGCAGCCTGGCAGTTATACAAGGCTCAAGAGGAGCTCATAAAGGTTGCCAAGCAATTTGGTGTGAAGCTAACTATGTTCCATGGTCGTGGTGGTACTGTTGGAAGAGGAGGTGGACCCACTCATCTTGCCATATTATCTCAACCTCCGGATACTGTTCACGGATCACTCCGCGTTACTGTTCAAGGTGAAGTTATTGAGCAATCATTTGGGGAGGAGCATTTGTGCTTTAGAACGCTTCAGCGTTTCACGGCTGCTACTTTAGAGCATGGCATGCACCCACCCGTTTCTCCCAAACCAGAATGGCGTGCATTGATGGATGAAATGGCCATCATTGCCACGGAAGAATATCGTTCTATTGTTTTCAAAGAACCACGATTTGTTGAATATTTCCGCCTTGTAAGAATTCTGCAAATAGCATCACTATTGTCTCTCTTCCTGGCTcactaatcttttacttaataacCACTCTCTATTGTTATATGTAGGCTACACCGGAGTTGGAATATGGTCGGATGAACATAGGAAGCCGTCCATCGAAGCGTAAGCCGAGTGGAGGTATTGAATCACTTCGTGCAATCCCATGGATCTTTGCCTGGACACAAACAAGGTTTCATCTTCCAGTGTGGCTAGGCTTTGGATCGGCATTCAAACGTGTTATTCATCAGGACATTAGGAATCTCCATATGCTCCAAGAGATGTACAATGCATGGCCTTTCTTTAGAGTCACCATTGATCTGGTCGAAATGGTGTTTGCCAAGGGAGATCCTGGAATTGCTGCTTTGTATGACAAGCTCCTTGTGTCAGAAGATCTGTGGCAATTTGGAGAGCGGTTGAGGGTCAATTATGAAGAAACTAAGAGGCTTCTCCTGCAGGTAAAAACAATTGGATAGAATATATTTAGATCTTGAGTTTGTTGCAGATTATTGATTAGCCTGCCCTTATTGCTTCTTGGATTTGCCAGTATTGAATGCTTTCTTTCACCAAGTTTCCAGTGAGTGCTTTTTGAAATTTCTAAACTGTTGTTCTAAGCATCGGGTAGCATAGACCTTGAAATTTCCCCAATAACAGGGTATAAAATTCTGCCAAACTTTTGTATGATTTCCATGTCTTCTATTGGTGATTGAACATAATATATGACATAACATTAAGAGAAACGATTTTCCTGTTTACCTCTGCTTGTAGATTGCTGGACACAAGGATCTTCTTGAAGGGGACCCATACTTGAAGCAAAGACTCCGCCTCCGTGATTCCTACATCACTACCCTTAATGTTTGCCAAGCCTACACATTGAAGAGAATCAGGGATCCAAACTACCATGTGAATGTTAGGCCACACATCTCGAGAGAGTTTATGGAAATAAGCAAAGCCGCTGATGAACTTGTGAAGCTGAACCCAACAAGTGACTATGCCCCTGGTCTTGAGGATACCCTCATCTTGACCATGAAGGGTATTGCTGCAGGCTTGCAGAACACTGGTTAGACCTTGCAGAACACTGGTTAGACTTATGCAATTCagtgttttctttttgctgATTTTCTGCAGAAAATTTGCCTCGAGAAACCAAAAATTATATGCACCAGAGGTGGATGCTCTTTTGTAATCCCCGGCAGCATCGAAATTTGGTTGAGCAAATCTGGGTGACTTTTTATAGCTGTAATATCATATATAGCTGTGCTCGAATACTACTACTAAAGCCAGCAGTTTgattatatagctatacaagAGTTGAACTTGATGGgactttatttttatgttttactaTAAGATGCCCtatgaattttatgtttgaataattGTTTGTGTTTTTGGTTGCTGGAAATTTGGAAAATTCCCATGCTTGTTGCtatccattttatttctatccgaGAGACTGATTTTCTGGATAAAAAATCATCCGGACTTGTAGATAATGCCATGCCAAATTAAtgtgtaataaataaataattggacATAAAGATCTCAAAGATGAACAGAAATATATGTCATCTACCGACTGCCTTCCGACTTGTAGGCCACATGAAAATCATCAGGTGCCATGCAAAAAATCCTCCAAAACCGCAACAAACTAGCTTTGCGGGAGAGTTTTACcattttatactattatttaatattttattattatctttttaatattatttatagaatatCAAATATCACCTTACTATTTAAACGCTCAATCTCAAGGTTGTTGTACATGGGATGCTGTTGGATATTGTGTTTAGAGAGATTTTATTATAATTCTGTTCGAATCTGAAAGTCTTATGATTGAGAGTGATGTCTGTCATAATTTCGTTGAGCAATAATATCATAGTAAATATGCACaataccagcatagtactgcatagtaacttgcatagttccctttgaacgcctatatatatcgttgaattctttaagaaattcataagtttcataacttcttgagttctatctctctctctctctctctctctctctctctctctctctccttacgatagttttataacacgttatcagcacgagagttctgacgatcttgaagctaatagtcctctacttcaagtaagtctttcaatatatttttttatagttttcaaaatgaatatgaaatattaaacatacttatgttcttgatttatatatgtagaaaatgtcaaatcttacaaaattggaattcgttgctcttgacatttctggaaaaaattatttatcttggatccttgatgctgagatccatctggatgcaatgaacctgggagatacaattaaagaaggaaatcaagggtccctgcaggaccgtgctaaggcaatgattttccttcggcaccatcttcatgaagaattaaaaactgagtatctaacggtgaaaaatccacttattttgtggaatgatttaagggagagatatgaacaccagaaaactgtaatcctcccaaaagctcgtcatgattggatgcacctgaggttgcaagacttcaagagtattagtgagtataactctgcactctttaaaattagctcgctattgaaattatgtggtgaaaaagtcactgatgatgacttgttagagaagacatatactacttttcatgcctcgaatgtgctcctgcagcagcagtatcgagagcgaaagttcaagaaatattctgaacttatatcttgtcttctattagctgagcaaaataatgagcttttattaagaaatcaccagtcacgtcctactggttctatatcattccctgaagtgaatggtactagatttacatcattcccagaagcgaatggtgcatcttttcaaagaaaaagagggcgtggacgtggtaagaaaaactatagaagtggaggtcctagaagtgaccacactaaaagggaaaataatagatatacaccgtaccaccagaagtggttcaactcagaaaagggcaaaggtcctcaaaataaatttagaaatatgaagatgaatgccatagatgtggtatgactggacattggtctcgtacctgtcgtacagctaaacacttggttgacttataccaatcttccataaaagaaaaaacaaagaaatttgaaacaaattttgctgaaccatcatatgctttaaattctatagatggagaagatattacaagtcttgatgtttctgatttctttgaggattctagtggtagagttgatcatggaagtgttcctttttaattaatgtatttcctttatattattgtaaaatatttttattctgtaatgttttttttagtaatgaaagttttatatattttgtagaatcatgagtcttattgatgaactttctatctccgagatgaataataaagatgtatgtctggctgacagtgctacaactcacacaattcttaaggataaaaaatattttcaaaatctaacattgagtaaagcctatgttcataccatctccggttcatcgaatctaattgaaggctccggaagagcttatattgttttgcctaatggcaccaaattttgcattgatgatgctctattttcttcacaattcagaagaaatttattaagttttaaagatatacgtcgtaatggttgtcatattgaaaccattaacaaagacgataaagagcatcttctcattactaaaataatttcgagccagaagctcgtattagaaaaactgtctgccctctcatctggattgtattatacaaaaatgagaacaattgaatcacatgttgtaatgcaccagaagtgcattgattctaaaatatttatgacttggcatgatcgccttggacatccgggatcaataatgatgagacgaataattgataattcgtatgggcatcccctaaagaatcagaagattatcttacccaatgaatatccatgctctgcatgttctcaaggtaaattgattatcaaaccatctatctcaaaggttggttttgaatctccatcgtttttacaaaggattcatggagatatatgtgggcctattcaaccatcaagtggaccgttcagatattttatggttttaattgatgcatcaagtcgatggtcacatgtttgtttactttccactagaaatgctgcatttgctaaacttcttgcacaaataattaagttacgagcacaattccctgactatccaattaaaactattcgattggataatgcaggagaatttacatctcaagcttttgataattattgcatgtcaataggaatagatgttgaacatccagttgcccacacacatactcaaaatggtttagctgaatcattgattaaaaggcttcagctaatcgctaggcctttactcatgaaatcaaatcttcctatttctgcttggggacatgctataattcatgcagcatcattaattcgagttagaccatcaacatatcacaaatattcaccattacagcttgcatttggtcagcaaccaaatatttctcatcttcgtacttttggatgtactgtatatgttccaattgcacctccacaacgtacaaagatgggccctcaacgtagacttgggatatatgttgggtttgattctccatctattatcagataccttgagcctcttacaggggatatgtttaaggcacgttttgaggattgtcattttgacgaatccatttttccaacaatgggtaatgagaagtcggtgcctgaagcacgacaagaaattacttgggaaaataaagctctttcccaatttgatcctcgtacaaaagaatgtaatctagaggttcaaaatattattcatttgcaaagtgttgcaaaccaattaccggatgcatttactgacactaaaggtgtggtaaaatcatatattcctgctgttaatgttccatcaaggattgcagtccctgaaggacaagttgccaaaatagcaataggcgagtctaagatacgcctgaagcgtggacggcctattggtgctaaggacaaaattcctcgaaagaagaaaatacaaaatgaatttggtactcctgaagagtccataccaacataggccataagagtaattgatgctcatgaagagagtaaatctcctgagaaagaacctcctgaaggggtatttcatgaaatgtcttcccttgaagagggacaggtacctgaaaataacgagatctcgatacatttcatgaatacaggagaaattttgaatagaaataaaactgttgtcgacaacata
This Carya illinoinensis cultivar Pawnee chromosome 11, C.illinoinensisPawnee_v1, whole genome shotgun sequence DNA region includes the following protein-coding sequences:
- the LOC122281705 gene encoding phosphoenolpyruvate carboxylase, housekeeping isozyme; amino-acid sequence: MANRNIEKLASIDAQLRLLVPGKVSEDDKLIEYDALLLDRFLDILQDLHGEDLKETVQECYELSAEYEGKHDPKKLEELGSVLTSLDPGDSIVIAKSFSHMLNLANLAEEVQIAYRRRNKLKKGDFADENSAATESDIEETLKRLVAQLNKSPQEVFDALKNQTVDLVFTAHPTQSIRRSLLQKHGRIRDCLAQLYAKDITPDDKQELDEALQREIQAAFRTDEIRRTPPTPQDEMRAGMSYFHETIWKGVPKFLRRVDTALKNLGINERVPYNAPLIQFSSWMGGDRDGNPRVTPEVTRDVCLLARMMAANLHYSQIEDLMFELSMWRCNDELRVRADELHRSSKKDAKHYIEFWKQIPSNEPYRVILGEVRDRLYQTRERSRHLLANGYSDIPEDATFTSVEEFLEPLELCYRSLCASGDQAIADGSLLDFLRQVSTFGLSLVRLDIRQESDRHTDVMDAITKHLEIGSYRDWSEERRQEWLLSELSGKRPLFGPDLPKTEEIRDVLDTFHVIAELPSDNFGAYIISMATAPSDVLAVELLQRECHVKQPLRVVPLFEKLADLEAAPAALVRLFSIDWYRNRINGKQEVMIGYSDSGKDAGRFSAAWQLYKAQEELIKVAKQFGVKLTMFHGRGGTVGRGGGPTHLAILSQPPDTVHGSLRVTVQGEVIEQSFGEEHLCFRTLQRFTAATLEHGMHPPVSPKPEWRALMDEMAIIATEEYRSIVFKEPRFVEYFRLATPELEYGRMNIGSRPSKRKPSGGIESLRAIPWIFAWTQTRFHLPVWLGFGSAFKRVIHQDIRNLHMLQEMYNAWPFFRVTIDLVEMVFAKGDPGIAALYDKLLVSEDLWQFGERLRVNYEETKRLLLQIAGHKDLLEGDPYLKQRLRLRDSYITTLNVCQAYTLKRIRDPNYHVNVRPHISREFMEISKAADELVKLNPTSDYAPGLEDTLILTMKGIAAGLQNTG